The proteins below come from a single Insulibacter thermoxylanivorax genomic window:
- a CDS encoding ABC transporter permease, with protein sequence MDLNIDMIVSLLASTLRISIPIAFAALGAIFSERAGIVNIGLEGMMLAGAFAGVWGSYLTGNAYVGLLFAMLAGALFALIHAVLTIQLKTDHIISGLAINLLSLGFTTVMLENIWGNRGRSAPVAGLGNLSIPGLRDLPVIGPILGNTSILFYLLIACLVLGWIVLYKTVFGLRMRVIGDNPRVADSLGVNVYMMQYIGVITCGVLAGIGGAYLSIGDINMFSRDMVAGRGYIALAALIFGGWNPLGVYLGSLLFGFAQALQIRLQVFEIPVHFVEMLPYIVTLLVLIVYRNRARGPIAAGKHFRRGET encoded by the coding sequence TTGGATCTTAACATAGACATGATCGTATCCCTGCTCGCGAGCACCCTGCGCATCTCCATCCCGATTGCCTTCGCGGCGCTTGGTGCGATCTTCAGCGAACGGGCGGGTATCGTCAATATCGGCCTTGAGGGGATGATGCTGGCGGGAGCTTTTGCCGGTGTGTGGGGTTCGTATCTAACGGGAAATGCATATGTCGGGCTGCTGTTCGCCATGCTTGCCGGGGCGTTATTCGCACTCATCCACGCCGTTCTGACTATTCAGCTGAAGACCGATCACATCATCAGCGGTTTGGCTATTAACCTGCTTTCCCTTGGTTTCACCACGGTGATGCTGGAGAATATCTGGGGCAACCGCGGCCGTTCCGCTCCTGTTGCGGGACTTGGCAATCTGTCGATACCGGGACTTCGTGATCTTCCGGTGATCGGTCCGATCTTGGGCAATACGTCGATACTGTTCTATCTCTTAATCGCATGTTTGGTGCTTGGTTGGATCGTGCTGTACAAAACCGTCTTTGGCCTGCGCATGCGCGTCATCGGGGACAATCCGCGGGTGGCGGATTCCCTCGGCGTGAACGTCTATATGATGCAGTATATTGGTGTGATCACCTGCGGCGTGCTGGCCGGCATCGGCGGTGCCTATCTGTCCATCGGCGATATCAACATGTTCTCGAGGGACATGGTCGCTGGAAGAGGGTATATCGCGCTGGCAGCACTCATCTTCGGCGGCTGGAATCCGCTGGGCGTCTACTTAGGAAGCTTGTTGTTCGGTTTTGCGCAAGCGCTGCAGATTCGTCTGCAGGTGTTTGAGATTCCGGTTCACTTCGTCGAGATGCTGCCGTATATCGTGACGCTGCTGGTGCTCATCGTCTATCGCAACCGCGCGCGTGGACCGATCGCCGCGGGCAAGCATTTCCGGCGCGGGGAAACCTAG
- the uraA gene encoding uracil permease has translation MPYFTKEEETLSREIQVHERPPLVQTLPLSLQHLFAMFGSTVLVPIIFKVDPATILLMNGIGTLLYLYICKWQIPAYLGSSFAFIAPVLLILGDNPTANYPKVLGAFIVVGAIFTLFALLIKAVGTKWIDVVLPPAAMGPIVALIGLELVPVAAEMAGWIRPDNLDPAVNWSPDPSHVTVSILTLAIIVLGNVLFRGFMKIIPILIGFIAGYVIAWFFGLVKFEQVEEASFFSLPTFTFPQFDLTAILAILPAALVVLAEHIGHLIVTENIVKKPFSKEPGLHRSLLGNGLSTMLSGFVGSTPNTTYGENIGVMTITRVYSTYVLSIAAVIAIILSFFGKLSAVISSVPDAVLGGVSIMLFGVIAVAGIRMLVEGQVDYGKPKNLILTSVVLVIGISGTKLTIGTTELKGMVLATIVTILLSLFFKIIEVLKLSNDQE, from the coding sequence ATGCCATATTTTACCAAGGAGGAAGAAACATTGAGCCGCGAAATTCAAGTCCATGAACGACCGCCCTTAGTCCAAACATTGCCGCTCAGTTTGCAGCACTTGTTTGCCATGTTTGGATCCACGGTGCTGGTCCCGATTATCTTCAAAGTGGATCCCGCAACGATCCTGCTGATGAACGGAATTGGAACTCTGCTCTATCTGTATATCTGTAAATGGCAGATCCCTGCCTATCTGGGTTCCAGCTTTGCCTTTATTGCTCCCGTACTATTGATCCTTGGTGATAACCCCACAGCAAACTATCCAAAGGTGCTCGGAGCCTTCATCGTCGTAGGCGCCATCTTCACCCTCTTCGCCCTGCTGATCAAAGCCGTCGGCACGAAGTGGATCGATGTCGTCCTCCCGCCTGCCGCGATGGGGCCCATTGTTGCGCTGATCGGTCTCGAACTCGTGCCGGTAGCCGCGGAGATGGCAGGATGGATTCGCCCGGACAATCTGGACCCTGCCGTGAACTGGTCCCCCGATCCAAGTCACGTGACCGTCTCGATCCTGACTTTGGCGATCATCGTCCTGGGTAATGTGCTGTTCCGCGGGTTTATGAAGATCATCCCAATCCTGATCGGTTTCATCGCCGGTTACGTGATCGCTTGGTTCTTCGGACTCGTAAAGTTTGAACAAGTAGAAGAAGCTTCGTTCTTCTCCCTGCCCACCTTTACGTTCCCGCAGTTCGACTTGACAGCGATCCTTGCGATTTTGCCTGCTGCCCTCGTCGTACTTGCCGAACATATCGGGCACTTAATCGTTACCGAGAACATCGTGAAGAAGCCCTTCTCCAAGGAACCGGGACTGCATCGCTCCTTGCTCGGCAACGGATTATCGACGATGCTGTCCGGTTTTGTCGGTTCTACACCCAATACGACTTACGGGGAGAATATCGGCGTCATGACCATCACCCGCGTCTATTCCACTTATGTGCTCAGCATTGCAGCGGTCATCGCGATCATCCTTTCTTTCTTCGGCAAATTATCTGCGGTGATCTCTTCCGTGCCGGATGCCGTGCTGGGCGGCGTGTCGATCATGTTATTCGGCGTGATCGCCGTAGCGGGGATCCGCATGCTAGTTGAAGGACAGGTGGATTACGGCAAACCGAAGAACCTCATCCTCACTTCCGTCGTCCTCGTCATCGGCATCAGCGGTACGAAGCTGACGATCGGCACCACGGAGCTGAAGGGCATGGTACTGGCGACGATCGTTACCATCCTGCTCAGCCTGTTCTTCAAGATCATCGAGGTCCTGAAGCTCAGCAACGATCAAGAATAA
- a CDS encoding EamA family transporter, whose product MWLVYALLAACCFGARGILYHWTSQRPIDRNFMLFGVFTSGAVISFIGTFVSGQQWTWPVAAGILMGIFSFTANASMYRGFAVGKASIIAIFTGLPSIVVAALAYLLWGETLTAWQFVALIIIICGVLCIQYSDDMSLNNLQGLKWGILAMLFFGFNDTMGKQAMLWEADVLPTLVCMFSTGAILFLTRWYLNGRKTASAAAAAIAKQETAASSEGGTAGAGAAAATWPLKKVFAWGLVVGLTNVSGMIFILPAFKLGVTGLVSAVVASNVLMILFYTRITTRIKFTRLEFTGIILAFSGIILLRLFM is encoded by the coding sequence ATGTGGTTGGTATACGCTTTACTGGCTGCTTGTTGCTTCGGGGCGAGGGGGATTCTGTATCACTGGACCTCTCAGCGTCCGATTGACCGAAACTTCATGCTCTTCGGCGTCTTCACCTCCGGGGCTGTGATCAGTTTCATCGGAACCTTCGTGTCCGGACAGCAGTGGACGTGGCCGGTGGCGGCCGGGATTCTGATGGGGATCTTCTCCTTCACTGCGAATGCGAGCATGTATCGAGGATTTGCTGTCGGCAAGGCATCGATCATCGCCATCTTCACGGGTCTGCCGTCGATCGTCGTGGCAGCCTTGGCATATCTGCTGTGGGGCGAGACGCTGACTGCATGGCAGTTCGTTGCTTTGATCATCATCATCTGCGGGGTTCTCTGCATCCAATACTCCGATGATATGTCTCTCAACAATCTGCAGGGGCTGAAGTGGGGAATCCTGGCGATGCTGTTCTTTGGTTTCAACGATACCATGGGCAAACAAGCGATGCTGTGGGAAGCGGATGTGCTGCCTACTCTGGTGTGCATGTTCTCGACGGGAGCGATTCTATTCTTAACCCGTTGGTACCTGAACGGGCGCAAAACAGCCAGTGCAGCAGCGGCGGCAATCGCTAAACAGGAAACCGCCGCAAGCAGTGAAGGCGGAACAGCAGGCGCTGGAGCTGCAGCAGCTACTTGGCCGCTTAAGAAAGTATTCGCATGGGGCCTCGTCGTCGGCTTGACGAATGTGTCGGGCATGATCTTCATCCTGCCGGCCTTTAAACTTGGGGTAACGGGTTTGGTGTCTGCGGTCGTCGCTTCGAATGTCCTGATGATCCTGTTCTATACGCGGATCACGACGCGCATCAAATTCACCAGGCTGGAATTTACGGGGATCATCCTGGCATTCTCCGGCATCATCTTGCTGCGCTTGTTTATGTAA
- a CDS encoding PDZ domain-containing protein: MVIAIIFGQLIWVFDPWRFGGLYLIDYIPQLIAACAVIPLLWTIGAVHACLRERRGKLSWLLIAVRVIMIILSLIAVYTLWTNPRQLLQLGFSFAAALAAVWADLIITDGLERRAFPGKGVIWSISSAVILALLLWPTNYLVTYPGITMNMQRYVQVDDGHPQGEIAGVLIFQRPAFPVDWLYAAVFPHYTFEKQEELGMPLDQYNQMVRRMKHDANTIAAAIALEKAGLGRGVIHIGVLVIDVVKDGPAEGVLQPGDLIVGANDVEVHRTDELMQVISGLEPGDHLEVVVVREGETRHLTLQTAAREDDPTRPMAGIQITDEVVYDVPLDIQYTQYLLHEGGPSHGGVLTLTIIDQLTPGGVTQGNYVAATGTIRADGSIGPIGGIRQKAFTVARSGVDVFFVPAGQEEEARLGAKNLQIVPVQTIDEILEWLAQHAKQTEDG, from the coding sequence TTGGTTATCGCGATCATATTCGGCCAACTCATATGGGTTTTCGATCCGTGGCGGTTCGGAGGTCTGTATCTTATAGATTATATTCCGCAGTTGATTGCAGCTTGCGCCGTGATTCCGCTCCTGTGGACGATCGGAGCTGTTCATGCTTGTTTGAGGGAGCGGCGCGGGAAGCTGAGCTGGCTGCTGATCGCTGTCCGCGTTATCATGATCATCCTCTCATTGATCGCAGTTTATACGCTGTGGACGAATCCGCGGCAATTGCTGCAGCTCGGGTTCAGCTTCGCAGCGGCTTTGGCAGCGGTATGGGCGGATCTCATCATCACCGACGGGCTGGAGCGCAGGGCATTCCCCGGCAAAGGGGTAATCTGGTCGATCAGCAGCGCCGTCATCCTGGCTTTGCTGTTATGGCCGACCAATTACCTCGTCACTTATCCCGGGATAACGATGAATATGCAGCGATATGTACAAGTGGATGACGGCCATCCGCAAGGAGAGATCGCCGGTGTCCTGATCTTCCAACGGCCGGCTTTTCCCGTTGATTGGCTGTATGCTGCCGTCTTTCCTCACTATACCTTTGAGAAGCAAGAAGAACTCGGCATGCCTCTTGATCAGTATAACCAGATGGTACGCCGTATGAAACACGATGCCAACACGATCGCAGCGGCGATCGCTCTTGAGAAGGCGGGTCTTGGCAGAGGCGTTATTCATATCGGTGTGCTGGTCATCGATGTGGTCAAGGACGGGCCGGCTGAAGGCGTGCTGCAACCCGGGGATCTCATCGTCGGCGCGAATGATGTGGAAGTTCACCGCACCGATGAACTCATGCAGGTGATCAGCGGGCTGGAACCCGGAGACCACCTGGAGGTAGTCGTCGTGCGGGAGGGGGAGACACGGCATCTGACCCTGCAAACGGCAGCGAGGGAGGATGACCCGACGAGGCCAATGGCGGGCATACAGATTACCGACGAGGTCGTCTATGACGTGCCGCTGGATATCCAATATACCCAATACCTGCTCCATGAGGGCGGGCCCTCCCACGGCGGGGTGCTCACCCTTACGATCATCGATCAGTTGACTCCCGGAGGGGTAACGCAGGGCAATTACGTTGCCGCAACGGGCACCATCCGTGCCGACGGTTCGATCGGACCGATCGGCGGGATCAGGCAGAAGGCCTTCACTGTCGCGCGCAGCGGCGTCGATGTATTCTTCGTGCCGGCGGGGCAGGAGGAGGAAGCGCGGCTGGGGGCGAAGAATCTGCAGATCGTTCCTGTACAGACGATAGATGAGATCTTGGAATGGCTGGCCCAGCATGCGAAACAGACGGAGGATGGATGA
- a CDS encoding ABC transporter ATP-binding protein: MYAVEMLGITKRFAKTVANDSVNLTVRAGEIHSLLGENGAGKTTLMKILYGMQQPDEGEIRINGVPQAITSPTAAIRLGIAMVHQHFMLIDALTVSENVVLGYEPKKGMFFDKSKAMQEVQTLSETYGLKVDPRQRVEELPVGTKQRVEILKALYRKADILILDEPTAVLTPLEVVELFRVLRDLKKAGKTIIMITHKLNETMELADRATVLRAGKLVGTVEIAETSQAGLAEMMVGRKVSFAKAPPSTYPERNKILEIKHGTLVKNRVPVLNDLHLELYTGEILGLAGVEGNGQTELIEALTGLTPLHEGKILFRGKDITKQSPNEMITSGIGHIPEDRNKLGLVGEFSIRDNLMLGYQNRPFFQRRKVLRMKQLKQHAARIREQYRIRSESIDTKVSALSGGNQQKVVIGRVLSQDPQVIIAAQPTRGVDIGAIEYIHEQLVAMRDQGKAVLLISAELDEIRKLSDKIAVIYEGRIVAYGAADSFDEFELGEYMTSGKNSTEHRKETATADE; encoded by the coding sequence ATGTATGCAGTTGAGATGTTGGGCATCACGAAACGCTTCGCCAAAACGGTGGCCAATGATTCGGTGAATCTCACCGTGCGGGCCGGCGAAATTCACAGCCTTCTCGGGGAGAACGGTGCCGGCAAGACCACCTTAATGAAAATCCTGTACGGCATGCAGCAGCCGGATGAGGGCGAGATCCGCATTAACGGCGTGCCGCAGGCTATCACCAGTCCGACGGCGGCGATCCGTCTTGGGATTGCGATGGTGCATCAGCATTTTATGCTGATCGATGCTTTGACTGTATCAGAGAACGTTGTGCTTGGGTATGAGCCGAAGAAAGGGATGTTCTTCGACAAGTCCAAAGCGATGCAAGAAGTGCAGACCTTATCGGAAACCTACGGCCTAAAAGTCGATCCCAGGCAGCGGGTCGAAGAACTGCCCGTCGGCACCAAGCAGCGGGTTGAGATTCTGAAAGCCTTGTATCGCAAGGCGGATATTCTCATCCTGGACGAACCGACTGCGGTGCTTACGCCGCTGGAAGTTGTCGAGCTATTCCGCGTGCTGCGCGATCTGAAGAAAGCCGGCAAGACGATCATCATGATCACCCATAAGTTGAATGAAACGATGGAGTTGGCGGACCGCGCTACGGTGCTGCGGGCCGGCAAGCTGGTCGGAACCGTTGAGATCGCGGAGACAAGCCAAGCGGGGCTTGCTGAGATGATGGTTGGGCGCAAGGTTTCCTTCGCCAAGGCCCCGCCTTCGACCTATCCGGAGCGGAACAAGATCTTGGAGATCAAGCACGGGACCCTCGTTAAGAACCGCGTCCCTGTGCTGAATGATCTCCATCTGGAACTCTATACCGGAGAGATTCTGGGCTTGGCAGGGGTAGAAGGCAATGGCCAGACCGAGCTGATCGAGGCGCTTACCGGTCTTACCCCGCTGCATGAGGGGAAGATCCTGTTCCGCGGCAAAGATATCACGAAGCAGTCGCCGAATGAGATGATCACTTCCGGCATCGGTCATATTCCTGAAGACCGCAATAAGCTGGGGCTCGTCGGCGAATTCTCCATCCGCGATAACCTCATGCTCGGTTATCAGAACAGGCCGTTCTTCCAACGCAGGAAAGTGCTGCGCATGAAGCAGCTGAAACAACATGCTGCACGAATCCGGGAGCAATATCGGATCCGTTCGGAAAGCATCGATACCAAAGTCAGCGCCTTATCCGGAGGCAACCAGCAGAAAGTGGTCATCGGCCGTGTGTTATCGCAAGATCCGCAGGTGATCATCGCTGCTCAGCCGACCCGCGGCGTGGATATCGGTGCCATCGAATATATTCATGAGCAGCTGGTTGCCATGCGCGATCAAGGCAAGGCGGTGCTGCTCATCTCTGCGGAGCTCGATGAGATCCGCAAGCTGAGCGATAAGATCGCTGTGATCTATGAAGGAAGGATCGTCGCTTACGGAGCGGCGGATTCCTTCGATGAGTTTGAACTGGGCGAGTATATGACCAGCGGCAAGAACAGCACCGAGCATAGGAAGGAGACGGCAACTGCAGATGAATAG
- a CDS encoding AEC family transporter: protein MSIFLHILVNNVLPLTVMIVIGIILQKAFSLDIKTLSKLNFYLFSPAVIFNLLYTTEISAMLVGQVLLFFFLFMFAQYLVLELVIRLRGYKGGMIASMRNSVLFYNSANYGIPLNQLAFAGNAYTLSIQILIMMMQSLIPNTYGIYAVNAHRAKFRDIWRTIVSMPVIYVIPLAFLLRGFEVQIPDFLATPIGYLSNAFIGTALITLGVQLGSMSWRISRSLATDISISCTLRLVVGPMLAWVIVTLLGLPDLMSAALIVSSSVPTSLSSVLLAVEFDNEKEFASQAVFVSTLCSIITVTGVIYLLDIPL, encoded by the coding sequence ATGAGTATATTCTTACACATCTTGGTCAATAACGTTCTGCCGCTTACGGTCATGATCGTAATCGGCATTATTCTGCAGAAGGCTTTTTCACTGGATATTAAAACGTTGTCGAAGTTGAATTTTTATCTTTTTTCTCCGGCTGTGATTTTCAATCTGCTCTATACGACGGAGATCTCCGCCATGCTGGTGGGGCAGGTGTTATTATTCTTCTTCCTCTTCATGTTTGCTCAGTATCTAGTGCTTGAACTGGTCATTCGCCTTAGAGGGTATAAGGGCGGCATGATCGCTTCGATGCGCAACAGCGTGCTGTTCTATAACAGTGCGAACTACGGCATTCCGCTGAATCAGCTGGCTTTTGCCGGCAACGCTTATACGCTGTCCATTCAAATCCTGATCATGATGATGCAATCCTTGATTCCGAATACATACGGGATTTACGCTGTAAACGCTCATCGAGCAAAGTTTCGCGACATCTGGCGGACCATCGTCTCGATGCCGGTCATCTATGTGATTCCCCTGGCTTTTCTGCTGAGAGGTTTTGAGGTTCAGATTCCAGACTTCTTGGCAACGCCGATCGGTTATCTGTCGAATGCCTTCATCGGTACGGCGCTGATCACGCTGGGCGTGCAGCTGGGCAGCATGTCGTGGAGAATCAGCCGCTCTCTCGCAACGGATATCAGCATCTCTTGTACGCTGCGGCTCGTTGTTGGACCCATGCTGGCTTGGGTGATTGTAACACTCTTAGGGCTGCCGGATCTGATGAGTGCGGCGCTTATCGTCTCGTCCTCAGTGCCGACCTCGCTCAGCAGCGTGCTGTTAGCCGTGGAATTCGACAATGAGAAGGAATTTGCTTCCCAAGCGGTATTCGTCTCAACCTTATGCAGCATCATCACGGTGACCGGTGTGATCTATCTCTTGGATATCCCGCTGTGA
- a CDS encoding BMP family lipoprotein has protein sequence MQRKSIYAVISLITALVFLLAACGGGNNSNRANPNNGANGAADEQTQDGKAGEPTAKVAIVFATGGLGDRNFNDVAYAGIKRAEAELGIEFDFVEPQAIAEFETFHRDFASSGEYDLIIGISFDQLDAITNVSAEFPDQKFYLLDTAFTGDAPNVASAVFKAQESSFLAGAIAAKQSQTKKIGFIGGTDNELINEFLSGYMAGAKYIDPSVEVLYNYTNAWDNPNLGKEMTVSMYESGADIVYAAAGGSGNGVFTAAKEQGKWSIGADMTPAQEPDNMIIGTLKHIDNAIFDNIKAVIDGTWEPGLMSLGLEDDGVGYTVEGSEIEIPQEYLDLAEELKEKIISGEIVVPRTLAEVDAFLANQS, from the coding sequence ATGCAAAGAAAATCAATCTATGCGGTGATCTCTTTGATCACGGCGCTGGTGTTTCTGCTGGCGGCTTGCGGCGGCGGAAACAACTCGAACAGGGCGAATCCGAACAACGGCGCGAATGGTGCCGCGGATGAGCAGACACAGGACGGAAAAGCCGGTGAACCGACGGCGAAGGTGGCTATCGTGTTCGCGACCGGCGGACTGGGTGACCGCAACTTCAATGATGTGGCTTACGCAGGGATTAAGCGAGCAGAAGCTGAACTCGGCATCGAGTTTGACTTTGTTGAACCGCAGGCAATCGCTGAATTTGAGACGTTTCACCGGGATTTTGCCAGCAGCGGGGAATATGATCTAATCATCGGCATCAGCTTCGACCAGCTCGACGCGATTACGAATGTCTCGGCGGAGTTTCCTGATCAGAAGTTTTACCTGCTTGATACGGCATTTACCGGCGATGCTCCGAATGTCGCTTCCGCGGTATTCAAAGCGCAGGAATCTTCTTTCCTTGCAGGGGCAATCGCAGCAAAACAATCCCAGACGAAGAAGATTGGATTCATCGGCGGTACGGATAACGAGCTGATCAATGAATTCCTGTCCGGCTATATGGCAGGAGCCAAATACATCGACCCTTCCGTCGAAGTGCTGTACAATTACACCAACGCTTGGGATAACCCGAACCTCGGCAAAGAAATGACCGTTTCGATGTACGAGAGCGGTGCGGATATCGTCTATGCTGCCGCCGGCGGTTCCGGAAACGGTGTGTTCACTGCGGCGAAGGAACAGGGCAAATGGTCGATCGGCGCCGATATGACACCTGCTCAAGAACCGGATAACATGATCATAGGTACGCTGAAACATATCGACAATGCCATCTTCGATAATATTAAAGCAGTCATCGACGGCACATGGGAGCCGGGGCTTATGAGCCTTGGCTTGGAAGACGACGGCGTTGGATATACAGTGGAAGGCAGCGAAATCGAGATTCCGCAGGAATACCTCGATCTCGCAGAGGAACTGAAGGAGAAGATCATCAGCGGCGAGATTGTAGTTCCGCGCACGCTTGCCGAAGTCGATGCCTTCTTGGCAAACCAATCTTAA
- the glsA gene encoding glutaminase A, translating into MTKDAHYDAQYDLYDLETLQEMLEKARPFAKQGKVADYIPELAKASPETLGVTVMPIGQAPLSAGDCGVPFTMQSISKVFTLLLALIDHGEEKLFEHVGMEPTGDHFDSIVRLELAEPGKPFNPMINAGAIAVTSLIRGSTPQEKTDRILAFVRKLAADESIAIDEAVYRSEAVTADRNRSLAYFLKHNGVIGGDVEEHLEVYFRQCSIRVNCVQIARMGMILANGGIDPDSGEILIPERYVRIAKAFMLTCGMYNASGEFAIKVGIPAKSGVAGGILAVVPGRMGIGTISPALNEKGNSVAGCRILQELAARWRLSIY; encoded by the coding sequence ATGACGAAGGATGCTCATTATGACGCTCAATATGATCTATATGATCTCGAGACTTTGCAGGAAATGCTGGAGAAGGCCAGACCCTTTGCTAAGCAGGGGAAAGTCGCCGATTATATCCCGGAGCTGGCCAAGGCATCGCCCGAGACCCTCGGTGTAACGGTGATGCCGATCGGCCAAGCGCCGCTTAGTGCAGGTGACTGCGGGGTTCCCTTTACGATGCAGAGCATCTCGAAGGTGTTCACGCTGCTTCTCGCCCTCATCGATCATGGGGAGGAGAAGCTGTTCGAGCATGTAGGCATGGAGCCGACGGGGGATCATTTTGATTCGATTGTGCGGCTGGAGCTGGCCGAGCCGGGCAAACCCTTCAATCCCATGATCAATGCCGGAGCGATCGCCGTCACTTCGCTGATCCGCGGCAGCACTCCGCAGGAGAAAACAGATCGTATCCTGGCCTTTGTCCGCAAGCTTGCTGCGGATGAATCTATAGCGATCGATGAAGCGGTGTACCGCTCGGAGGCAGTGACGGCAGACCGCAACCGCTCGTTGGCTTATTTCCTAAAGCATAACGGAGTGATCGGCGGCGACGTGGAGGAGCATCTGGAGGTGTATTTTCGCCAGTGTTCCATCCGCGTCAACTGTGTGCAGATCGCTCGCATGGGCATGATCCTGGCAAACGGCGGCATCGATCCGGACAGCGGTGAAATCTTGATCCCTGAGCGTTACGTGCGGATCGCCAAGGCATTCATGCTCACCTGCGGCATGTACAACGCGTCCGGAGAATTCGCCATCAAAGTCGGCATCCCCGCTAAGAGCGGCGTGGCCGGAGGCATCTTAGCAGTCGTGCCGGGCAGGATGGGGATCGGTACGATTAGTCCGGCGCTGAACGAGAAGGGTAACAGCGTCGCCGGATGCCGTATCCTTCAGGAGCTTGCTGCCCGTTGGAGATTAAGCATCTATTAG
- a CDS encoding Dps family protein, with product MNPLATHLNKQLANCNLLYVKLQNYHWYVKGEHFFTLHEKFQALYEELPPAIDEIAERILTIGENPAGTMKQYLELASIQEASGQEDAAGMVAQLERDYRMLVQEMQQGVDIAEQTGDVVTADLFTGLAASFDKQAWLLRSYLAQAVQHTS from the coding sequence ATGAATCCGTTAGCAACCCACTTAAACAAACAACTGGCGAACTGCAACCTCCTCTACGTGAAATTGCAGAACTACCATTGGTATGTCAAAGGCGAGCACTTCTTCACCCTGCATGAAAAGTTTCAAGCATTGTATGAGGAGCTGCCCCCAGCGATCGATGAGATTGCAGAGCGCATCTTAACCATCGGGGAGAACCCGGCGGGAACGATGAAGCAATATCTCGAACTCGCTTCGATCCAAGAGGCTTCAGGACAGGAAGACGCGGCGGGCATGGTGGCTCAGCTCGAGCGGGACTACCGTATGCTAGTGCAAGAGATGCAGCAAGGCGTGGATATCGCTGAACAAACCGGGGATGTGGTGACCGCGGATCTATTCACAGGTCTTGCTGCTTCCTTCGACAAACAGGCTTGGCTGCTGCGTTCTTACTTAGCGCAAGCGGTGCAGCACACGTCATGA
- a CDS encoding ABC transporter permease, with amino-acid sequence MNRLITLILSLFAAFLAGGLILAAAGYDPIEAYRALIIGAFGSTNAWANTLAKATPLIFTGLAVAVAFRGGLFNIGGEGQLLMGAMAAALIGVFFNGLPGILLAFIALLAAGIVGALWAGIAGYMKVKFGAHEVIVTIMLNYIAASLTNYLVNYPFKAEGMVPRTETIPAGMQLTRLIPPNQLTTGIFIAVIACLVIYWMFNRTVYGYEIRAVGLNQDAARTGGINIGRRMILAMLISGFIAALAGAVEVLGVYRYFVAGISPGYGFDGIAVAVLARNHPLGVLLSALLFGALRSGSMTLDRLTDVPTDFVVMIQALVIIFVAIPWVVKRINLMRKRGESIGS; translated from the coding sequence ATGAATAGACTAATCACCTTAATCCTGTCCCTGTTCGCAGCATTCCTGGCCGGCGGGCTGATCTTGGCGGCGGCCGGATATGATCCGATAGAGGCCTATCGTGCTCTGATCATCGGCGCCTTTGGCAGCACCAATGCTTGGGCGAATACCTTAGCGAAAGCAACGCCCCTGATCTTCACAGGGCTGGCGGTGGCCGTGGCTTTCCGCGGCGGACTGTTCAATATCGGCGGCGAAGGCCAGCTGCTTATGGGAGCGATGGCAGCGGCTCTGATCGGCGTCTTCTTCAACGGTTTGCCGGGGATCTTGCTGGCGTTCATCGCTTTGCTTGCAGCCGGCATCGTCGGCGCTCTGTGGGCGGGGATCGCCGGTTATATGAAAGTGAAGTTCGGCGCCCATGAAGTCATCGTGACCATCATGCTGAATTACATAGCAGCTTCGCTGACGAACTATCTCGTGAACTATCCTTTCAAAGCAGAAGGCATGGTGCCGCGCACCGAAACGATTCCCGCCGGCATGCAGCTGACGCGGCTGATCCCGCCGAATCAGCTGACGACGGGCATCTTCATCGCTGTCATAGCATGCCTTGTAATATATTGGATGTTCAACCGCACCGTCTATGGATATGAGATCCGCGCCGTCGGTTTGAATCAAGATGCGGCCCGCACTGGCGGGATCAACATCGGCAGGCGGATGATTCTGGCGATGCTCATCAGCGGTTTCATCGCAGCCCTGGCCGGGGCTGTCGAAGTGCTCGGCGTATACCGCTATTTCGTGGCCGGCATATCTCCCGGCTACGGCTTCGACGGCATCGCCGTCGCTGTCCTGGCCCGCAATCATCCGCTGGGCGTGCTGCTGTCGGCACTCCTCTTCGGCGCTCTGCGCAGCGGTTCGATGACCCTTGACCGGCTGACGGACGTGCCGACGGACTTCGTCGTCATGATCCAAGCCTTGGTCATCATTTTCGTGGCCATCCCATGGGTCGTGAAGCGCATCAACCTCATGAGAAAGCGGGGCGAGAGCATTGGATCTTAA